The Actinotalea sp. JY-7876 sequence GCCGGAGTCCCCGAGCACGGCGCGGCCCGCGAGCACGGCGTCCACGCGCGCGACGAGCTCGGCGTCCGGCACGGCGGCGCAGCGCGCGAGGAGCTTGCCGGTCGCCCCGTCGAGCACGCTCTCGACGCGCTCGCCGAGGACCAGGTCGTCCGGCCCGGGACGGTCGTCCGGGAACCCGCGCTCGGCGGCGAAGCCATCGACGCGCTCGACCGCGAACACGACCCCGGGCAGCGCGGCGCGCAGGTCCGCCACCAGCGCCAGGACGACGTCGTCGGGCATCGTCCGCGACTCCAGGACGGTCCCGGTCGCCGGCTCGTAGACCACGGCGCCGTTGAGGCACAGGACCACACCGTGCCCGCCGACCGCGTCCGCGACCACGTCGAGCCAGCGCGGCGGGCGCGCCGTGACGAAGACGACGTCGACCCCGGCCTCCTGGGCACCGCGCAGCGCCGCGGCGGTCCGCCGCGAGACCGAGCCGTCCGTGCGCAGCAGGGTGCCGTCCAGGTCGGTCGCGACGAGCCGCGGCGTCACCGGCGCCGCCCGCGGTGCTCCCAGCACGCCGTGTGCCAGTGCCGGCGACCCTCGACGGCCGCCTCGGCCCCCAGGAGGTCGTCGCCGCGCCACACGACGACGTGCGGCGTGCCGGCCGGGACGTCCTGCCGGCACCCGGGGCACACGTAGGTGCGCCCCGGGCTGCCGGTCACGCGCTGGACGACCCACTCGCCGTCGGACCCGGACTCCGTGCGCCGACCGCCGCGCACGCGGTCGACGTCGAGCTCGGGATGGTCCTGGCCCCAGGGGCGCTTGCCGGACCTGCGTCCGCGCGGCACGGCAGCGACCTCAGGCGAGGTCCGGCGCGCTCTCGACCGGCGGCAGCGCGTCGGTGCGCAGGAGCTCGCGGTACCAGTAGGCCGAGTCCTTCCAGATGCGCTCGAGCGTGTCGTAGTCGATGCGCACGATGCCGAAGCGCCGGTGGTAGCCGTAGGCCCACTCGAAGTTGTCCATGAGCGACCACACGAAGTACCCGCGCACGTCGGCGCCCGCGTCCATCGCCTCCCCGACGGCGTCGAGGTGGCGGTAGATGTAGCTCACGCGCTCCCCGTCGTGGACGCGGCCCTCGGGCGTCACGACGTCCTCGAACGCCGCGCCGTTCTCGGTGATCATCAGCGGCAGGTCGGGGTAGGTCGTGGACAGCCCCACGAGGAGCTCGGTCATGCCCGTCGGGTCGATGTTCCAGCCCATGGCCGTGTAGGGCCCCGGCTGCGGCAGGAACTCGACCGTGTCCGCGCCCGGCCAGGCCGTGGCGACGGAGGTGCCGTGCCCGTCGTTCATCGACTTCTCCACGCCCTCGGGCACGCGCCGCACCCGCTGGGTCGAGTAGAAGTTCACGCCCAGGACGTCGAGCCCGGTGTGCGTGGTCTCCAGGTCGCCGTCCAGCACGAACGACCAGTCCGTCAGGTGCGCGGTGTCCTTGAGCAGGTCCTCCGGGTAGTGGCCGTCCAGGACCGGGTTGAGGAAGGCGCGGTTGGCGAGCGCGTCGATCTGGCGGGCCGCGTCGCGGTCCTCGGCCGACGTCGGGTCGTCCGGACGGGCCACGTGCAGGTTGAGGGTGAGCGAGAGCGTGCTCGCCTCGCCCAGCACCTCGCGGACCGCTCGGCCGCCGAGGCCGTGGGCCAGGTTGAGGTGGTGCACGGCCGCCAGCGCGTCGACCTCGCTCGTGCGACCCGGCGCGTGCACGCCCGAGCCGTACCCCAGGTAGGACGAGCACCACGGCTCGTTGAGCGTCGTCCAGACCTTCACC is a genomic window containing:
- a CDS encoding HAD family hydrolase, with protein sequence MLGAPRAAPVTPRLVATDLDGTLLRTDGSVSRRTAAALRGAQEAGVDVVFVTARPPRWLDVVADAVGGHGVVLCLNGAVVYEPATGTVLESRTMPDDVVLALVADLRAALPGVVFAVERVDGFAAERGFPDDRPGPDDLVLGERVESVLDGATGKLLARCAAVPDAELVARVDAVLAGRAVLGDSGASGLAEITGPGVTKGATLARWSAARGVRPEEVWAFGDMPNDLPMLRWAGRAFGVANAHPDVLAAVHEVCGSNDDDGVARVLERLLRG
- a CDS encoding GH1 family beta-glucosidase, which translates into the protein MTTTPSGRRFPSDFLWGAATASYQIEGAADEDGRGPSIWDTFAATPGKTLDGHSGAVAADHYHRTAQDIALMKDLGLDAYRFSLAWPRIQPTGSGAFNPKGLDFYSRLIDDLLEAGIDPVVTMYHWDLPQPLEDAGGWPARDTALRFGDYARTIVETYADRVKVWTTLNEPWCSSYLGYGSGVHAPGRTSEVDALAAVHHLNLAHGLGGRAVREVLGEASTLSLTLNLHVARPDDPTSAEDRDAARQIDALANRAFLNPVLDGHYPEDLLKDTAHLTDWSFVLDGDLETTHTGLDVLGVNFYSTQRVRRVPEGVEKSMNDGHGTSVATAWPGADTVEFLPQPGPYTAMGWNIDPTGMTELLVGLSTTYPDLPLMITENGAAFEDVVTPEGRVHDGERVSYIYRHLDAVGEAMDAGADVRGYFVWSLMDNFEWAYGYHRRFGIVRIDYDTLERIWKDSAYWYRELLRTDALPPVESAPDLA